One stretch of Halobaculum marinum DNA includes these proteins:
- a CDS encoding DUF6517 family protein has product MPREARRREFLRAAGGALTLGAASATSGCLGVISGEEPVTLSASPATVPETALAETGYAEYRVEPLEVTREFTVAGETREVVVTNHLAQYDKSATVFGERLRGAVFAALSTPAVELGDRTFNPVGDLRSRELAERLLARYDGFGDLRAAGEETVTVLGTETTVGLFTADATIADGIEVQVTLHVAEAVRAGPDFVVAIGGYPSVLTGQEADVRTMMQSLVHDEEAA; this is encoded by the coding sequence ATGCCACGAGAGGCACGCAGACGGGAGTTCCTGCGGGCCGCGGGGGGCGCGCTGACGCTCGGCGCCGCGAGCGCGACGAGCGGCTGTCTCGGCGTCATCTCGGGGGAGGAACCGGTGACGCTGTCGGCATCGCCCGCGACAGTCCCGGAGACGGCGCTGGCGGAGACCGGGTACGCGGAGTATCGGGTCGAACCGCTTGAGGTCACGCGTGAGTTCACCGTCGCCGGGGAGACGCGCGAGGTGGTCGTCACGAACCATCTCGCCCAGTACGACAAGTCGGCCACCGTGTTCGGCGAGCGACTCCGGGGGGCCGTCTTCGCCGCGTTGTCGACGCCCGCCGTCGAACTCGGCGACCGCACGTTCAACCCCGTCGGCGACCTTCGCAGCCGCGAACTCGCCGAGCGACTGCTCGCGCGCTACGACGGCTTCGGCGACCTGCGCGCGGCCGGCGAGGAGACCGTTACGGTGCTCGGCACGGAGACGACCGTGGGGCTGTTCACCGCCGATGCGACCATCGCCGACGGCATCGAGGTGCAGGTGACGCTCCACGTCGCCGAGGCGGTCCGTGCGGGCCCCGACTTCGTCGTCGCCATCGGCGGGTATCCGAGCGTCTTGACGGGGCAGGAGGCGGACGTGCGGACGATGATGCAGTCGCTCGTCCACGACGAGGAGGCCGCGTAG
- a CDS encoding radical SAM protein — protein sequence MISKGCEQCSKGGKMVLFVYGYCDQRDCFYCPLGENRKNVTDVYANERLVESDEDVIEEAKRMSALGTSITGGEPQEAMEKTCRYLRLLKDEFGEDHHTHLYTGITGGRENMRRLSEAGLDEIRFHPPVEQWGDLHGTEWEDILYIAREEGLTPAFEIPGIRAEEEFLEFLDEGAAEFCNINEFEMSDGNYRRMQEQGFELQEGHMSAVDGSKEAILDVMGDHERVYFCTSVFKDAAQHRNRLKRMARNLRRPFDEVTDDGTLVYGKTYADPERFAELEVPEEFYSVKSEHVEVAWWLLEEMIAEGDLDDGEVVEQYPTYDGTVVERTPLA from the coding sequence ATGATCTCGAAGGGCTGTGAACAGTGCTCCAAGGGCGGGAAGATGGTGCTGTTCGTGTACGGCTACTGCGACCAGCGCGACTGCTTCTACTGTCCGCTCGGGGAGAACCGCAAGAACGTCACCGACGTGTACGCCAACGAGCGCCTCGTCGAGTCCGACGAGGACGTCATCGAGGAGGCCAAGCGGATGTCGGCGCTGGGCACCTCGATCACCGGCGGTGAACCGCAGGAGGCGATGGAGAAGACGTGTCGGTACCTCCGCCTCCTGAAAGACGAGTTCGGCGAGGACCACCACACCCACCTCTACACGGGCATCACGGGCGGCCGCGAGAACATGCGCCGCCTGTCGGAGGCGGGCCTCGACGAGATTCGCTTCCACCCGCCGGTCGAGCAGTGGGGCGACCTCCACGGCACCGAGTGGGAGGACATCCTCTACATCGCTCGCGAGGAGGGGCTGACGCCCGCCTTCGAGATCCCCGGCATCCGCGCCGAAGAAGAGTTCCTGGAGTTCCTCGACGAGGGCGCCGCCGAGTTCTGCAACATCAACGAGTTCGAGATGAGCGACGGGAACTACCGCCGGATGCAAGAGCAGGGGTTCGAACTGCAGGAGGGGCACATGTCCGCCGTCGACGGCTCGAAGGAGGCCATCCTCGACGTGATGGGCGACCACGAGCGCGTCTACTTCTGCACCTCCGTGTTCAAGGACGCCGCCCAACACCGCAACCGCCTCAAGCGGATGGCGCGCAACCTCCGGCGCCCGTTCGACGAGGTGACCGACGACGGGACGCTCGTGTACGGCAAGACGTACGCCGACCCCGAGCGGTTCGCGGAGTTGGAGGTCCCCGAGGAGTTCTACTCGGTGAAGTCCGAACACGTCGAGGTGGCGTGGTGGCTGCTCGAAGAGATGATCGCAGAGGGCGACCTCGACGATGGCGAGGTCGTCGAGCAGTACCCAACCTACGACGGGACGGTCGTCGAGCGGACGCCGCTGGCGTGA
- a CDS encoding NYN domain-containing protein produces MGVFDRLLGRRADGPTADGAGTTDAAGPRGPWRDADGSPTSPRGVALFVDGPNVFREEFDVDFADLRAAAGDEGDLVTARLYLDEHATPGLIQAAEANGFQVVTTSGDVDVKLAVDVATFAAERRAATIAVASRDTDFKPALEVANEYGLRTLAIAPGSHGRSDALRRSADEAVTLEE; encoded by the coding sequence ATGGGAGTGTTCGATCGGCTCCTCGGTCGGCGCGCCGACGGGCCGACAGCCGACGGAGCGGGGACCACCGACGCCGCCGGTCCACGCGGCCCGTGGCGCGACGCCGACGGGTCGCCCACGAGTCCGCGGGGGGTCGCGCTGTTCGTCGACGGGCCGAACGTGTTCCGCGAGGAGTTCGACGTGGACTTCGCGGACCTGCGGGCGGCCGCCGGCGACGAGGGCGACCTCGTCACCGCGCGCCTGTACCTCGACGAGCACGCGACGCCGGGACTCATCCAGGCCGCGGAAGCCAACGGCTTCCAAGTGGTCACCACCAGCGGCGACGTGGACGTGAAACTCGCCGTCGACGTGGCGACGTTCGCGGCGGAGCGACGCGCGGCGACCATCGCGGTCGCCTCCCGCGACACGGACTTCAAGCCCGCGCTGGAGGTCGCCAACGAGTACGGCCTGCGGACGCTCGCCATCGCGCCGGGGAGCCACGGCCGGTCTGATGCGCTTCGTCGCAGCGCCGACGAGGCGGTGACGCTCGAGGAGTAG
- a CDS encoding S8 family serine peptidase, translating to MTDNTERVDTMRRGFLKLTGAVAGAAAFGGVASARNGRAPGPKEDEVLVGVSVTADDIEQEVAQYVPGNAEVVHSNESLSYVAVRFPSEAADVARENFLEAVTKKEKIKYAEANATYETQLAPNDPQFSSQYAPQQVRSDEAWDTTLGDSSVTIAVVDTGAQYDHPDLQGNYKSDPGRDFADGDSDPYPDVPSDEYHGTHVSGCASAVVDNGTGVSGQSNSSLINGRSLDESGSGSTADIADAIQWAADQGADVINLSLGGGGYTSTMKNAVSYADDNGALVVAAAGNDGTSSVSYPAAYSEAMAVSAVDSNENLASFSQYGSSVEICAPGVNVLSTTTEARGSYEELSGTSMATPVTSGVAGLALAAWPSLTNTELRDHLKATAADIGLSSDEQGSGQADAYAAVTTEPGSGDGGDGGGGGGGSGDSTSGSVDGSLSGYYDYDDYSWSWNYSSPSRVVVELDGPSDADFDLYVNTGTTQNASPSNYDYRSYTADSQESITIDDPDTSTDMQIDVDSYSGSGSYTLTITEYQ from the coding sequence ATGACAGACAACACCGAACGTGTCGACACGATGCGTCGTGGCTTCCTCAAACTGACCGGTGCGGTCGCCGGTGCGGCCGCCTTCGGCGGCGTCGCCTCCGCTCGCAACGGCCGGGCGCCCGGTCCGAAGGAAGACGAGGTGCTCGTCGGCGTCTCCGTCACCGCCGACGACATCGAACAAGAGGTCGCACAGTACGTCCCCGGTAACGCCGAGGTCGTCCACAGCAACGAGTCGCTCAGCTACGTCGCCGTGAGGTTCCCGTCGGAGGCCGCCGACGTGGCTCGCGAGAACTTCCTCGAGGCGGTGACGAAGAAGGAGAAGATCAAGTACGCCGAGGCGAACGCGACGTACGAGACGCAACTCGCGCCCAACGACCCGCAGTTCTCCAGCCAGTACGCTCCCCAGCAGGTCCGCTCTGACGAGGCGTGGGACACGACGCTCGGTGACTCGTCGGTCACCATCGCAGTGGTCGACACCGGCGCGCAGTACGACCACCCCGACCTGCAGGGGAACTACAAGTCGGACCCGGGCCGGGACTTCGCCGACGGCGACTCGGACCCGTATCCGGACGTGCCCAGCGACGAGTACCACGGCACTCACGTCTCCGGATGCGCCTCCGCGGTCGTCGACAACGGCACCGGCGTCTCGGGCCAGTCGAACTCCTCGCTCATCAACGGCCGCTCGCTCGACGAGTCCGGGTCCGGGTCGACGGCGGACATCGCCGACGCCATCCAGTGGGCCGCCGACCAGGGCGCCGACGTGATCAACCTCAGCCTCGGGGGCGGCGGCTACACCTCGACGATGAAGAACGCCGTCAGCTACGCCGACGACAACGGTGCGCTCGTCGTCGCGGCCGCCGGGAACGACGGCACCTCGTCGGTCAGCTACCCCGCGGCCTACTCGGAGGCGATGGCCGTCTCGGCGGTCGACTCCAACGAGAACCTCGCGTCGTTCTCCCAGTACGGCAGCAGCGTCGAGATCTGTGCCCCCGGCGTCAACGTCCTCTCGACGACGACCGAGGCGCGCGGCTCCTACGAGGAACTGTCCGGGACGTCGATGGCGACGCCCGTCACCTCCGGCGTCGCCGGCCTCGCGCTCGCCGCGTGGCCGAGCCTGACGAACACGGAACTGCGCGATCACCTGAAGGCGACCGCCGCCGACATCGGGCTCTCCAGCGACGAGCAGGGGAGCGGCCAGGCAGACGCCTACGCCGCCGTCACGACCGAACCAGGCTCTGGTGACGGGGGCGACGGTGGCGGCGGCGGAGGCGGCTCCGGTGACTCGACCAGCGGGAGCGTGGACGGGTCGCTGTCGGGCTACTACGACTACGACGACTACTCGTGGTCGTGGAACTACTCCTCGCCGAGTCGCGTCGTCGTCGAACTCGACGGGCCGAGCGACGCCGACTTCGACCTGTACGTCAACACCGGGACGACGCAGAACGCCTCGCCGAGCAACTACGACTACCGCTCGTACACGGCCGACAGCCAGGAGTCGATCACCATCGACGACCCCGACACGTCCACCGACATGCAGATCGACGTGGACTCCTACTCCGGGTCGGGCAGCTACACGCTGACCATCACGGAGTACCAGTAG